In Musa acuminata AAA Group cultivar baxijiao chromosome BXJ3-9, Cavendish_Baxijiao_AAA, whole genome shotgun sequence, a single genomic region encodes these proteins:
- the LOC135648900 gene encoding protein FLOWERING LOCUS T-like yields the protein MSRDPLVVGNVIGDVLDPFVTSAAFRVIYNSKELTNGSELKPSAVAKEPRVEIRGHDMRTLYTLVMVDPDAPSPSNPTKREHLHWLVTDIPETTNTTFGNEIVCYESPRPTAGIHRFVFVLFRQSVRQTIDAPGWRQNFNTKDFSALYNLGDPVAAMFFNCQRENGCGGRRYTS from the exons ATGTCGAGGGATCCTCTTGTCGTAGGCAATGTGATTGGTGATGTGTTGGACCCGTTTGTCACTTCCGCGGCGTTTCGGGTGATCTACAACAGCAAGGAACTCACCAATGGATCCGAGCTCAAACCGTCCGCCGTCGCCAAAGAGCCCCGGGTTGAGATCCGAGGACACGACATGAGGACTCTGTACACGCTG GTGATGGTGGATCCAGACGCACCGAGCCCCAGCAACCCGACCAAAAGAGAGCACCTGCACTG GTTGGTGACAGACATCCCAGAGACAACTAATACCACCTTTG GAAATGAGATCGTCTGCTACGAGAGCCCACGGCCAACAGCTGGTATCCACCGCTTCGTGTTCGTGCTGTTCCGGCAATCGGTCCGGCAGACGATCGACGCGCCTGGGTGGAGGCAGAACTTCAACACCAAGGACTTCTCCGCTCTCTACAACCTCGGGGATCCCGTCGCGGCCATGTTCTTCAACTGCCAGAGAGAGAACGGCTGTGGCGGAAGAAGGTATACATCGTGA
- the LOC135648746 gene encoding ribonuclease 3-like: MAGSKALPTFCFLLCAASCALAAASYDYMILSLIWPGTRCQPGWFWQPTCCVDPLIENPEPDFLVETMETYDSATGKLVANCEPSCRFLLNPLNDLMNDLNAYWPSLSCPAQNGKQVWKAAWCTYGNCTSLSEVNYFSRALQLRARVDILRALGSKAIIPSETKSYSLEDIEDALVPKIGFSAVVECTTEMGVLSREYLLSRVRICVSADGKSLIGCPFSRKSNCGSKVKFYPFTDDMLGRPRHPAADHIKLPSDKAMAQ; this comes from the exons ATGGCTGGCTCAAAGGCTCTTCCCACGTTCTGCTTCCTCTTGTGCGCCGCCTCTTGTGCGCTAGCAGCTGCTTCATACGACTACATGATCCTGTCTCTCATA TGGCCGGGGACTCGCTGCCAGCCAGGGTGGTTCTGGCAGCCGACCTGCTGCGTTGACCCGCTCATCGAAAACCCCGAGCCAGACTTCCTGGTGGAGACCATGGAGACCTACGACAGCGCCACCGGCAAGCTCGTCGCCAACTGCGAACCCAGCTGCCGCTTCTTGTTGAACCCG CTTAACGATCTGATGAACGACTTGAACGCCTACTGGCCCAGCTTGAGCTGCCCAGCCCAGAACGGGAAGCAGGTGTGGAAGGCCGCCTGGTGTACCTACGGCAACTGTACCAGCCTCAGCGAGGTGAATTACTTCAGCCGGGCGCTTCAGCTCCGGGCTCGAGTGGACATCCTCCGTGCCCTCGGCTCCAAAG CCATCATCCCGTCGGAGACGAAGAGCTACAGTTTGGAGGACATCGAGGACGCGCTGGTGCCCAAGATCGGGTTCTCGGCGGTGGTGGAGTGCACCACGGAGATGGGCGTGCTGAGTCGGGAATACCTGCTCTCCAGAGTCCGCATCTGCGTCTCCGCCGACGGCAAGTCTCTCATCGGTTGTCCCTTCTCCAGGAAGAGCAACTGCGGCAGCAAGGTCAAGTTCTACCCGTTCACGGACGACATGCTCGGGCGCCCGCGCCATCCGGCGGCCGACCATATCAAGTTGCCATCGGACAAGGCGATGGCTCAGTGA
- the LOC103997207 gene encoding ribonuclease 3: MAGSNEALPRLCFLGLILCLCYSSAAAASTPDLLYLNLLWPGGYCQSVNLGENCCIPTTGEPAADFLVQSLETYDSSTGNPITNCNSHCRFLINPLVDLIEDLFAYWPSLSCPSNNGMEQWKHVWCTYGNCTSLSEVVYFNRTLLLREQANILATLKSRGIVPDASVTYKLKEITEALATTLGSSSFSVECERRYTAWPLLYQDYLTRIRICVSSDATTFVTCPTDLPTNCGNKVKFAPILYPSSLGRQGDATANPVRLPSALKDAFL; this comes from the exons ATGGCTGGATCGAACGAGGCGCTTCCTCGGCTCTGCTTCCTTGGCCTAATCTTGTGCCTGTGTTACTCTTCGGCAGCGGCGGCTTCCACGCCCGACTTGCTTTACTTGAACCTCCTG TGGCCAGGGGGTTACTGCCAAAGCGTGAACCTGGGGGAGAATTGCTGCATACCGACGACGGGAGAGCCGGCGGCGGACTTCCTTGTGCAGTCGCTGGAGACGTACGACAGCAGCACCGGCAACCCCATCACCAACTGCAACAGCCACTGCCGCTTCTTGATCAATCCG CTGGTGGATCTGATCGAGGACCTGTTCGCGTACTGGCCCAGCCTGAGCTGCCCCAGCAACAATGGCATGGAGCAGTGGAAACACGTCTGGTGCACGTATGGCAACTGCACCAGCCTCAGCGAGGTGGTGTACTTCAACCGGACACTTCTACTGAGGGAGCAGGCCAACATCCTCGCCACCCTGAAATCCCGCG GTATCGTCCCGGACGCGAGCGTTACCTACAAGTTGAAAGAGATCACGGAGGCGCTGGCGACCACTCTGGGGTCCTCTTCCTTCTCGGTGGAGTGCGAGAGGAGGTACACGGCGTGGCCGTTGCTGTACCAGGACTACCTCACCCGCATCCGCATCTGCGTCTCCAGCGACGCCACCACCTTCGTGACCTGTCCCACGGACTTGCCGACTAACTGCGGCAACAAGGTCAAGTTCGCGCCGATCTTGTATCCGTCGTCGCTCGGTCGCCAAGGCGATGCTACCGCCAACCCCGTCAGGTTGCCCTCCGCCCTGAAGGACGCGTTCCTGTGA